The following coding sequences are from one Granulicella sp. L56 window:
- a CDS encoding TonB-dependent receptor translates to MKIFHAIAACTVLLCLNLSAQTPCSGSKVAGIVRDSTGAIIPGASVTLDGGETTQSGDAGQFHFSCVASGQHDLRVSETSFAPKELNIHVPQPKAELVVILQPEDVTTSVNVGEDSGNEVDAAANGTSQTISGDQLSTLADDPDDLKRELQQLAATSGGLAANTTITVDGFQSSSPLPPKSSIAYIKVNPDLFSAEYRQPPFDGGRVEVYTRPGQSAFHGALFTTNGSPWENARDPFSTSRAALGKQRYGFELNGPVRKKGSDFALTLEHRTIDDYAVVNAITLDDQGNQQSTIANVAAPQQLWLATARLGWQLNEKNTFTTSYNGNVNHSQNVGVGGTSLPETGYSSGTYDHTLRLLNVTTVSPKLMHEARVAFDWTGETDVPSATTPQVQVAGAFTSGGASIGQQRLHTFEIEADDDAILSTAKHLLKFGTQFKMYNVSDQLTTNFNGVYTFGGGSAPVLDANGNPIPGQTEIISGLEQYRRAKLGLAGGTPTAYNNVTGTPQVSFTQIRDSLYIQDMWKVRPKLQIAMGFRYYLQTAPLTMNGATPRLGIAWSPDKKEKWQLHAHVGLFTGQYGTSDYQELQREDGVHRITSTVYNPIYNDPFDGATIIHSVRQASPHLQNITFAIENVGGTHTFPHGWSVNTDVYWGRIWNYTRTLNINSPLNDNPTGPRPSTPNLNILQTNNSGQGRANVEFFGINQHELKHLNFFFGAVRVDLIDNTNDDTFFNPQSSRTDAGEFAPRNGQGRWQIFGNGMLKLPEKFELSTNLQAQSGVPYNITTGFDNNGDGNFNDRPQYAPTGDPDAIPTQFGLLVPSGGIGAFPRNAGRTPWTVHMDTNIERKLQLNNPKAEHPQTLTFNVRSSNVLNHLNVTSVGGVLGSPLFNRPYAADNGRRIEAGVRYSF, encoded by the coding sequence ATGAAGATATTTCATGCCATCGCGGCGTGCACGGTACTGCTGTGCTTAAATCTGTCGGCGCAGACTCCGTGCAGCGGCTCCAAAGTGGCTGGCATCGTACGAGACTCCACGGGTGCGATCATCCCCGGAGCCAGCGTCACGCTCGACGGAGGTGAAACAACACAGAGCGGCGATGCCGGTCAGTTTCACTTCTCCTGCGTCGCTTCCGGCCAACATGATCTGCGAGTCAGCGAAACCAGCTTCGCGCCCAAAGAATTAAATATTCACGTTCCCCAGCCAAAGGCGGAGCTGGTTGTCATTCTGCAGCCCGAAGACGTGACGACCTCGGTGAATGTTGGTGAAGACAGCGGCAATGAAGTTGATGCCGCGGCTAACGGCACCTCTCAGACCATCTCAGGCGATCAGCTCAGCACGCTCGCCGACGACCCCGACGACCTCAAGCGCGAGCTGCAGCAACTGGCCGCGACCAGTGGCGGTCTCGCCGCCAACACCACCATCACCGTAGACGGCTTCCAAAGTTCATCTCCTCTCCCGCCTAAGAGTTCCATCGCCTACATCAAGGTCAACCCCGACCTCTTCTCCGCCGAGTATCGCCAGCCGCCTTTCGACGGCGGTCGCGTCGAGGTCTACACCCGGCCCGGCCAGAGCGCATTCCACGGCGCGCTCTTCACCACTAACGGCAGCCCGTGGGAGAACGCCCGTGATCCCTTCTCTACCAGCCGGGCAGCACTGGGCAAGCAGCGCTACGGCTTCGAGCTGAACGGCCCCGTGCGCAAGAAGGGCAGTGACTTCGCGCTCACCTTGGAGCACCGCACCATCGACGACTACGCTGTCGTCAACGCCATCACGCTCGACGATCAGGGCAACCAGCAAAGCACCATCGCCAACGTTGCCGCGCCACAGCAGCTCTGGCTGGCAACGGCGCGCCTGGGCTGGCAGCTCAACGAGAAGAACACCTTCACCACGTCCTACAACGGCAACGTCAACCATTCGCAAAACGTAGGCGTCGGCGGAACATCATTGCCCGAGACCGGCTACAGCAGTGGCACCTACGACCACACCCTGCGGTTGTTGAACGTCACCACCGTCTCACCCAAGCTGATGCACGAGGCACGCGTCGCCTTCGACTGGACCGGCGAGACCGATGTTCCCAGCGCCACGACGCCTCAGGTACAGGTCGCTGGCGCCTTCACCAGTGGCGGCGCATCCATCGGACAGCAGCGGTTGCATACCTTCGAGATCGAGGCCGACGACGACGCCATTCTCAGCACGGCGAAGCATCTGCTCAAGTTCGGAACGCAGTTCAAGATGTATAACGTCAGCGACCAGCTCACAACAAACTTCAACGGCGTCTATACCTTCGGCGGGGGCAGCGCGCCTGTGCTCGATGCCAACGGTAACCCCATTCCCGGCCAAACCGAGATTATCTCCGGTCTCGAGCAATATCGTCGTGCCAAGCTCGGCCTCGCCGGCGGAACGCCTACAGCTTACAACAACGTGACGGGAACGCCGCAGGTCAGCTTCACGCAGATACGTGACTCGCTCTACATTCAGGACATGTGGAAGGTGCGACCAAAGCTGCAGATCGCCATGGGCTTCCGCTACTACCTGCAAACCGCACCGCTCACCATGAACGGAGCGACACCGCGCCTCGGCATCGCATGGTCGCCCGATAAAAAAGAGAAGTGGCAACTGCACGCGCACGTCGGCCTCTTCACCGGCCAGTATGGCACCTCCGACTATCAGGAGCTGCAACGCGAGGACGGCGTCCATCGCATCACCAGCACCGTCTACAACCCCATCTACAACGATCCCTTCGACGGCGCGACCATCATCCACTCCGTCCGTCAGGCATCGCCGCACCTGCAAAACATCACCTTCGCCATCGAGAACGTAGGGGGCACCCACACCTTCCCCCACGGCTGGTCGGTCAACACCGATGTCTACTGGGGGCGCATCTGGAACTACACCCGCACGCTCAACATTAACTCGCCGCTCAACGACAACCCCACCGGCCCGCGCCCCAGCACGCCCAACCTCAACATTTTGCAGACCAACAACAGTGGTCAGGGTCGAGCTAATGTGGAGTTCTTCGGCATCAACCAGCATGAGTTGAAGCACCTGAACTTCTTCTTCGGTGCCGTCCGCGTCGACCTGATCGACAACACCAACGACGACACCTTCTTCAACCCGCAGAGTTCGCGCACCGACGCCGGTGAATTCGCGCCGCGAAACGGCCAGGGCCGCTGGCAGATCTTCGGCAACGGAATGCTCAAGCTGCCCGAGAAGTTTGAGTTGAGCACCAACCTGCAAGCTCAGAGCGGTGTGCCTTACAACATCACCACGGGCTTCGACAACAACGGCGATGGCAACTTCAACGACCGCCCGCAGTACGCGCCCACCGGCGATCCCGATGCCATTCCAACCCAGTTTGGCCTGCTCGTACCAAGCGGCGGTATCGGAGCATTTCCACGTAACGCCGGACGAACCCCGTGGACGGTCCACATGGATACCAATATCGAGCGCAAACTTCAACTGAACAATCCCAAGGCCGAACATCCGCAGACGCTGACGTTCAACGTGCGCAGCTCGAATGTGCTGAATCACCTGAACGTCACCAGCGTAGGCGGTGTTCTCGGCTCGCCCCTCTTCAACCGCCCCTACGCCGCCGACAACGGCCGCCGCATCGAGGCAGGCGTGCGCTACAGCTTCTGA
- a CDS encoding aspartate carbamoyltransferase catalytic subunit has translation MTQESQGSKKIFLYAPGSLLSVADLTVADVSAILTVTTRLEQMAHAQRATLLAGRRIALLFYESSTRTRTSFELAAKSLGATTTLVSDKSSSIEKGESLKDTGLTLRALGAECIILRHPSSGAPFVLARETSLPVLNAGDGMHEHPSQALLDARTMLMRLPGRDAARATAKSLDGVTVVITGDILHSRVARSNAWLLPQLGAKVLLCGPERLLPEMASSLGDGVEIARDFDAALRRSQVVMMLRIQKERLAGLELDLADYIARYQLNGERLAAQAPDALVMHPGPMIRGLEIAGDVADGPNSAIELQVSNGLSVRSALLLRALSEGGFESVTV, from the coding sequence ATGACGCAGGAATCGCAAGGCTCGAAAAAGATCTTCCTCTACGCTCCCGGCTCGCTGTTGAGCGTGGCCGATCTCACCGTCGCAGACGTCTCCGCTATATTGACCGTAACCACGCGGCTCGAGCAGATGGCCCACGCACAGCGCGCAACGCTTTTGGCCGGTCGCCGCATCGCCCTCCTCTTCTACGAGTCGAGCACGCGGACGCGCACCTCCTTCGAGCTGGCGGCGAAGTCGCTCGGCGCAACCACCACGCTGGTCAGCGATAAGTCTTCCTCCATCGAAAAAGGCGAGAGCCTCAAGGACACCGGTCTCACCCTGCGCGCTCTCGGGGCCGAGTGCATCATCCTTCGCCATCCGTCATCGGGAGCACCTTTTGTGCTGGCGCGCGAGACCAGCCTGCCCGTCCTGAATGCGGGCGACGGCATGCACGAGCATCCTTCGCAGGCCCTGCTCGATGCACGCACGATGCTGATGCGCCTGCCCGGACGCGATGCCGCAAGGGCGACGGCGAAGAGCCTCGACGGCGTGACCGTCGTTATCACCGGCGACATTCTGCACAGCCGCGTAGCGCGATCGAATGCATGGCTTCTGCCGCAACTCGGCGCAAAGGTTCTGCTCTGTGGACCCGAACGGCTGCTGCCCGAAATGGCAAGCAGTCTCGGCGATGGCGTTGAGATCGCGCGCGACTTCGATGCCGCCCTGCGCCGCTCGCAGGTAGTTATGATGCTGCGCATTCAAAAAGAGCGTCTCGCCGGGCTGGAGCTTGACCTCGCGGACTACATCGCACGCTATCAGCTCAACGGAGAGCGTCTCGCCGCACAGGCACCCGATGCTCTGGTGATGCATCCCGGCCCCATGATTCGCGGTCTGGAGATTGCTGGCGACGTGGCCGACGGCCCCAACTCCGCGATCGAGTTGCAGGTGAGCAACGGCCTCTCCGTGCGTTCGGCGCTGCTGCTTCGCGCCCTGAGCGAGGGCGGATTCGAGAGTGTAACTGTATGA
- a CDS encoding MerR family transcriptional regulator: MAQHQPIRRTPPSAGSEIPDKLYFRIGEVSKLCDLPAYVLRFWEGEFPSLKPHKGGTGQRLYRRRDVEMVLRIKSLLYDEGYTIPGARQIFKAESHHKEPQLTLGIDDAAAPAAPSKQLRKLQKELRDLHALLSKPVTRAAVHPIRAPRHTTTSRHTAPKLFDIPQNSEGSD, from the coding sequence ATGGCGCAGCACCAGCCAATCCGCAGAACGCCTCCATCAGCCGGGTCTGAGATCCCGGACAAGCTGTACTTCCGCATCGGCGAGGTCTCCAAACTCTGCGACCTGCCTGCCTACGTTCTGCGCTTCTGGGAGGGCGAGTTCCCCAGCCTGAAGCCGCACAAGGGTGGCACCGGACAGCGGCTCTACCGCCGCCGCGACGTGGAGATGGTTCTGCGCATCAAGAGCCTGCTCTATGACGAGGGCTATACCATCCCCGGCGCGCGCCAGATCTTCAAGGCTGAGTCGCATCATAAAGAGCCGCAGCTTACCCTCGGCATCGACGATGCGGCTGCGCCTGCTGCACCATCAAAGCAACTACGCAAGCTGCAGAAAGAACTTCGCGACCTGCACGCTCTGCTCTCAAAGCCGGTGACCCGCGCTGCGGTCCATCCCATCCGCGCGCCGCGACATACCACCACCTCTCGCCATACCGCACCGAAGCTCTTCGACATCCCGCAAAACTCCGAAGGCTCCGACTAA
- the pyrR gene encoding bifunctional pyr operon transcriptional regulator/uracil phosphoribosyltransferase PyrR, translated as MSETTEPTKPIPKIREKGRLMSASEIERTLVRLAHEIVEKHDGCENLGLVGIKRRGVPLAQRLGSLIAKIEKCPVDTGVLDISFYRDDLSTDGARPKVAPGEVGFDVTGRDIVLVDDVLYTGRTIRAALDALFDHGRPRSVQLLALIDRGHRELPIQATFVGRTIPTSRREIIEVKLKEIDEQEQVLLVELVD; from the coding sequence ATGAGTGAAACTACCGAACCAACCAAGCCGATTCCGAAGATACGCGAGAAGGGCCGCCTCATGTCGGCCTCCGAGATTGAGCGGACGCTGGTGCGCCTCGCCCACGAGATCGTCGAAAAGCACGATGGCTGCGAAAACCTCGGGCTGGTCGGCATCAAGCGGCGCGGCGTTCCGCTGGCCCAGCGGCTGGGCTCGCTGATCGCGAAGATCGAGAAGTGCCCTGTCGACACCGGCGTGCTCGACATCAGCTTCTACCGCGACGATCTCTCGACCGATGGCGCGCGGCCCAAGGTCGCTCCCGGCGAGGTCGGCTTTGACGTGACTGGCCGCGACATCGTGCTGGTCGACGATGTGCTCTACACCGGGCGCACGATTCGCGCGGCGCTCGATGCCCTGTTCGACCACGGCCGTCCCCGCAGCGTGCAACTGCTGGCGCTGATCGACCGCGGCCACCGCGAGCTGCCCATTCAGGCGACCTTCGTGGGACGCACCATACCGACCTCGCGGCGCGAGATTATCGAGGTCAAGCTTAAAGAGATCGACGAGCAGGAGCAGGTGCTGCTGGTCGAGCTGGTGGATTGA
- a CDS encoding metal-dependent hydrolase: MDPFTHLMTGAVLARSGFNRKAAYATLAMTLAAEAPDLDTLWAIRGPIAAFQHHRGWTHTLLGLPLEAAVVVGAVYLFHRWRLRRKKPAKQSAPLRWGLLYAFALVALLSHLLLDWTNNYGIRPFFPFNPHWYAASLVFIFEPVIFGLLLIALIAPALFGLVNSEVGARKPAFRGRGWAIAALVAIVALWGWRAVEQQQAIQLALNSQDFGADPGGVQILRVSAEPYPTNPFHWQVIVDTPNFYQLGTVDTFTNTVTTNAHSDLFYKPAETAATLAAKQSWLGHVYLDWSQLPLVTQSDADPITGAITVTFRDLRFLYDASFMRGREHPPLSGAVTLDAAHRVTRMEMDGHIQH, from the coding sequence ATGGATCCATTCACGCACCTGATGACCGGAGCCGTCCTCGCTCGCAGCGGCTTCAATCGCAAGGCAGCCTACGCCACGCTGGCCATGACGCTGGCCGCCGAAGCGCCTGATCTCGACACCCTCTGGGCCATCCGTGGTCCCATCGCCGCCTTCCAGCATCATCGCGGATGGACCCATACTCTCCTCGGTCTTCCCCTCGAAGCGGCCGTAGTCGTCGGAGCAGTCTATCTCTTCCACCGCTGGCGTCTCCGCCGCAAAAAGCCCGCAAAGCAATCCGCTCCCCTGCGCTGGGGCCTGCTGTATGCCTTCGCTCTCGTTGCGCTCCTCAGCCATCTCCTCCTCGACTGGACGAACAACTACGGCATCCGTCCTTTCTTTCCTTTCAACCCGCACTGGTACGCAGCCTCGCTGGTCTTCATCTTCGAGCCCGTCATCTTTGGTCTTCTGCTCATCGCCCTCATCGCCCCCGCGCTCTTCGGCCTCGTCAACAGCGAGGTCGGTGCACGCAAGCCAGCTTTTCGCGGACGCGGCTGGGCCATCGCCGCGCTCGTCGCCATCGTCGCCTTGTGGGGCTGGCGCGCCGTCGAGCAGCAACAGGCCATTCAACTCGCCCTCAATAGTCAGGACTTCGGCGCCGATCCAGGCGGCGTTCAGATTCTTCGCGTCTCCGCTGAGCCCTACCCCACCAATCCCTTCCACTGGCAGGTCATCGTCGACACGCCCAACTTCTACCAGCTAGGCACCGTCGATACCTTTACCAACACCGTAACCACCAACGCGCACTCCGACCTCTTCTACAAACCTGCGGAGACGGCAGCCACACTCGCTGCCAAACAAAGCTGGCTCGGCCATGTCTATCTCGACTGGTCTCAACTCCCGCTCGTCACCCAATCCGACGCCGATCCCATCACGGGAGCGATCACCGTAACATTTCGCGATCTGCGCTTCCTGTACGACGCCTCGTTCATGCGTGGCCGCGAACATCCGCCGCTCTCCGGCGCCGTCACCCTCGACGCCGCCCACCGTGTCACCCGCATGGAGATGGACGGCCACATCCAGCACTAA
- a CDS encoding zinc ribbon domain-containing protein, whose translation MHEFCHRCGGELSDDTSSPFCPHCGAPQIYLLDHDQPAELAENTTGAAPPPPPRQIEWKTAIRCALLVAGIAAALTLVAARFESVSPLSWLWTVSVSGSLITLALYQKRRPQAWMDAGIGARIGVVVGVVLIGSLAVAMAAGGLVARYLLRNMAGFDAQLTQQLHLQIEHALATNPEAKSMQGYLNSPEFRAGMMLAGFGLISGILLVLSTIGGAVGGFLRTRHKVSA comes from the coding sequence ATGCATGAATTTTGCCATCGCTGTGGCGGGGAGCTCTCCGACGACACCTCGTCGCCCTTCTGCCCCCATTGCGGCGCTCCCCAGATCTATCTGCTGGACCATGATCAACCGGCAGAGCTGGCGGAGAACACGACCGGCGCAGCTCCGCCTCCTCCACCCCGGCAGATCGAGTGGAAGACGGCGATTCGCTGCGCCTTGCTCGTGGCCGGTATCGCCGCCGCGTTGACGCTGGTGGCGGCCCGCTTCGAGTCGGTTTCGCCCCTAAGCTGGCTTTGGACGGTAAGCGTAAGCGGCTCGCTGATCACGCTGGCCCTCTATCAGAAGCGACGCCCACAGGCATGGATGGACGCAGGCATTGGCGCACGCATCGGTGTCGTCGTCGGGGTCGTCCTGATCGGAAGCCTGGCGGTTGCCATGGCGGCAGGCGGCCTGGTGGCGCGCTATCTGCTGCGCAATATGGCTGGCTTCGACGCCCAGTTGACCCAGCAGCTTCACCTGCAGATTGAACATGCGCTGGCGACCAATCCCGAGGCAAAATCGATGCAGGGCTATCTCAATTCGCCCGAGTTCCGCGCAGGAATGATGCTCGCTGGCTTTGGCCTGATCTCGGGAATTTTGCTTGTGCTTTCGACGATCGGAGGCGCCGTGGGGGGCTTTCTGCGGACGCGCCACAAGGTTTCGGCTTGA
- a CDS encoding dihydroorotase, with translation MSDVLILNGRVIDPANGLNEARDLLLRDGKVAAIDKPGSLKGTGAAEIIDASGLVVAPGLVDIHVHLREPGQTYKETIATGTAAAAAGGFTTVVAMPNTIPVNDSVAGLEWMLAPERGAVVKLFAMPAATLGSMGATLTDFAALHKAGVVGFTDDGKPILEDAIMREALIAAARLGVPVSQHAEDTHLTGGCSMNYGPVAFRLGLRGMTVEAESRIVERDIRLLQEIERSEGLRPHLHVQHVSTGRALDAIRAAKAQGLHVTCEAAPHHFTLTDEAIGDYDTNAKMNPPLRAEADRQAVLAGLADGTVDCIATDHAPHAAHEKEQEFERAPNGITGLETALGLALRVLHRGQGLSLSKILSLMSTAPAGIALLPGRGSLTPGSFADVVIFDPAASWSFAAKQSRSKSKNTPFDGAPMLGRVHATISEGRIVFRQ, from the coding sequence ATGAGTGACGTATTAATTTTGAATGGCCGTGTGATCGATCCGGCAAACGGCCTCAACGAGGCCCGCGACCTTCTCCTTCGCGATGGCAAGGTCGCCGCAATCGACAAGCCGGGCAGCCTGAAGGGCACGGGGGCAGCAGAGATTATCGATGCCTCTGGGCTGGTGGTTGCGCCGGGGCTGGTCGATATCCACGTCCACCTCCGCGAGCCGGGCCAGACCTACAAGGAGACCATCGCCACAGGAACGGCAGCGGCAGCAGCGGGTGGCTTCACTACCGTTGTCGCCATGCCCAACACCATTCCGGTGAATGACTCCGTAGCCGGGCTCGAATGGATGCTCGCACCCGAGCGCGGGGCTGTTGTAAAACTTTTCGCCATGCCGGCAGCCACGCTGGGCAGCATGGGCGCCACGCTGACCGACTTTGCCGCGCTGCACAAGGCCGGAGTCGTCGGCTTCACCGACGATGGCAAGCCCATCCTCGAAGACGCCATCATGCGCGAAGCGCTCATCGCCGCTGCACGGCTGGGGGTGCCTGTTTCACAGCACGCCGAAGACACGCACCTCACCGGCGGATGCAGCATGAACTACGGCCCGGTGGCGTTTCGCCTCGGTCTGCGCGGCATGACCGTCGAAGCCGAGTCGCGGATCGTGGAGCGCGACATCCGCTTGTTGCAGGAGATCGAAAGATCCGAAGGCCTGCGTCCCCACCTGCATGTGCAGCATGTCTCGACCGGCCGCGCTCTCGATGCCATTCGCGCGGCGAAGGCGCAGGGACTGCATGTCACCTGCGAGGCCGCGCCGCATCACTTCACCCTGACCGATGAGGCCATCGGCGACTACGACACCAACGCCAAGATGAATCCTCCGCTGCGCGCCGAGGCTGATCGTCAGGCCGTTCTCGCTGGGCTGGCCGACGGCACGGTGGATTGCATCGCAACCGATCACGCTCCCCACGCCGCGCACGAGAAGGAGCAGGAGTTCGAGCGCGCTCCCAACGGCATTACCGGCCTTGAGACCGCGCTGGGCCTGGCGTTGCGCGTTCTGCATCGCGGACAGGGCCTATCGCTGAGCAAGATTCTTTCGCTCATGAGCACGGCTCCCGCGGGAATTGCATTGCTCCCCGGCAGAGGTTCACTGACTCCCGGCAGCTTCGCCGATGTAGTTATCTTCGATCCCGCAGCCTCGTGGAGCTTTGCCGCAAAGCAATCGCGCTCGAAGTCGAAGAACACTCCCTTCGACGGCGCGCCCATGCTGGGACGGGTACACGCGACCATCAGCGAAGGCCGCATCGTCTTTCGTCAGTAA
- a CDS encoding carboxymuconolactone decarboxylase family protein: MFDMKNLTKLKRLDENAPDAMKAFWAFDKAAFTEGTIDVLHKQLMAVAVALTTQCPYCIELHTKAARDAGATDQMLAETAAVAAAMRAGAAITHATHLFKS, from the coding sequence ATGTTCGACATGAAAAACCTTACTAAGTTGAAGCGACTGGACGAAAACGCGCCGGACGCGATGAAGGCCTTCTGGGCCTTCGACAAGGCTGCCTTCACCGAAGGCACGATCGATGTTCTGCATAAGCAGTTGATGGCTGTTGCGGTTGCGCTGACAACGCAATGTCCTTACTGCATTGAGCTGCACACGAAGGCGGCACGCGACGCCGGGGCGACCGACCAGATGCTTGCAGAGACTGCTGCGGTTGCCGCCGCGATGCGTGCTGGTGCTGCCATCACGCACGCAACCCATTTATTCAAAAGCTAG